The Dethiosulfovibrio peptidovorans DSM 11002 genome has a window encoding:
- a CDS encoding HD domain-containing phosphohydrolase, with translation MATVLIVEDDRITRKVLAMGIKNLGYRVMEAESGEEALSMLLGVDSDVDMILMDVVMPGMDGIETTGRIRSMEIPAVIIMLTSDDSSETVKRAVMAGADDYMTKPVDPNQLGTRLELALKASSFYVYRHNFASQIEGFESFHAEDRKSMDIIASKNENLLSDLLKTLNLIAKMRDNDTYEHTSRVGWLSMALAKAIGEPEDEVISLGLAAPLHDIGKIGVPDSILLKPGSLTDREWEIMKQHPIFGWKLLNRFSSGVLMTAASVALNHHERWDGSGYPKGLKGKEIPLYGRIVAVVDSFDAMVSPRPYKEAKPVDWGFEEIRSLAGIQFCPETVEAFISLEEKIEKRYEMEKQAQI, from the coding sequence ATGGCTACTGTACTGATAGTTGAGGACGACAGGATAACCCGCAAGGTCCTGGCCATGGGGATAAAGAACCTCGGCTACAGGGTGATGGAGGCCGAAAGTGGAGAGGAAGCCCTGTCCATGCTGCTGGGAGTCGACTCGGACGTCGACATGATATTGATGGACGTAGTCATGCCGGGGATGGACGGGATAGAGACCACCGGCAGAATAAGGTCCATGGAGATACCGGCGGTGATAATAATGCTGACCTCCGACGACAGCTCCGAGACGGTCAAGAGGGCCGTCATGGCCGGAGCGGACGACTACATGACCAAGCCGGTGGACCCCAACCAGCTGGGCACCAGACTTGAGTTGGCCCTGAAAGCGTCGAGCTTCTACGTCTACAGACACAACTTCGCCAGCCAGATAGAGGGCTTCGAAAGCTTCCATGCGGAAGACCGAAAATCGATGGACATAATAGCCAGCAAAAACGAGAACCTCCTATCCGACCTGTTGAAGACCCTCAACCTAATCGCAAAGATGAGGGACAACGACACATACGAACACACATCCCGAGTCGGTTGGCTGTCCATGGCCCTGGCCAAGGCCATAGGCGAGCCGGAGGACGAGGTAATCTCCCTGGGACTGGCCGCACCTCTCCACGACATCGGAAAGATAGGCGTCCCAGACTCTATCCTCTTAAAACCCGGATCTCTTACCGATCGGGAATGGGAGATAATGAAACAACACCCGATATTCGGGTGGAAACTGCTCAACCGATTCTCCTCCGGAGTCCTCATGACCGCCGCATCTGTGGCGTTGAACCATCACGAGAGATGGGATGGTTCGGGATATCCTAAGGGGCTGAAAGGCAAGGAAATTCCCCTTTACGGCCGGATCGTGGCAGTGGTGGACAGCTTCGACGCCATGGTCAGTCCCAGGCCCTATAAGGAAGCGAAACCAGTCGATTGGGGATTCGAGGAAATACGATCGCTGGCGGGAATCCAGTTTTGCCCCGAGACAGTCGAGGCCTTTATCTCCCTGGAAGAGAAAATAGAAAAACGTTACGAGATGGAAAAACAGGCACAGATCTAG
- a CDS encoding hemolysin family protein, protein MATGTLFSALITFVLLFALSAFFSASETAFSSVNKIRLRRFVEEERPGASSAMELAKDFNRTVSAILIGGNIVDILITSAATAVLTSMFGPMGAVYATVLMTILIILFGEILPKALVKDRAEPFALASAPMVKFFVSVLNPVCTLTSRITSALRHGRTGGTLIPTVTHDELLSIVDTMGGEGTLPLSERELVENAVNFNGLEVWEVQTPRVDLFAIEVDDDPSVVTGLIVANHYSRIPIYQSSIDNIVGILYEKDYLAAVTSGKKPVIRDMMKRPILIAGSASLMDSLKILRSSHTHMAVVLDEYGGTSGIVTLEDLLEELVGELYDEHDDIKENVTKIEENVYMANGDIYIKRLFEAFLDVPYEPETDATTLSGWLLEQFKTLPETGAEVKWENFSFQVSKLSGQRIHKVRITRQP, encoded by the coding sequence ATGGCAACTGGAACACTTTTCAGCGCTCTTATAACCTTCGTCCTTCTGTTCGCACTGTCGGCCTTCTTCTCCGCCAGCGAGACGGCCTTCTCCAGCGTCAACAAGATCAGGCTCCGCCGCTTCGTAGAGGAGGAGAGGCCAGGCGCATCCAGCGCCATGGAGCTGGCCAAGGACTTCAACCGCACAGTATCGGCCATACTGATAGGCGGGAACATCGTGGACATACTTATAACATCCGCCGCCACCGCCGTCTTGACGTCCATGTTCGGCCCTATGGGAGCGGTCTACGCCACCGTACTTATGACGATCCTCATAATACTGTTCGGAGAGATATTGCCCAAGGCCTTGGTCAAGGACAGAGCGGAACCCTTCGCCCTGGCCTCGGCCCCGATGGTGAAGTTCTTCGTGTCCGTATTGAACCCGGTCTGCACCCTCACCTCCAGGATAACATCTGCCCTGAGACACGGCAGGACCGGAGGAACCCTGATACCCACCGTGACCCACGACGAGCTGCTCAGCATAGTGGACACCATGGGAGGCGAGGGAACCCTCCCCCTCTCCGAGAGGGAGCTGGTGGAGAACGCCGTCAACTTCAACGGACTGGAGGTCTGGGAGGTCCAGACTCCCAGGGTGGACCTATTCGCGATAGAGGTGGACGACGATCCCTCGGTAGTGACAGGACTGATAGTTGCGAACCACTACTCCAGGATACCGATCTACCAGAGCTCGATAGACAACATAGTGGGCATACTCTACGAGAAGGACTACCTGGCCGCCGTAACCTCCGGCAAAAAACCGGTCATCCGGGACATGATGAAGCGCCCCATCCTCATAGCGGGAAGCGCCAGCCTCATGGACAGCCTCAAGATACTCCGCTCCAGCCACACCCACATGGCGGTGGTGCTGGACGAATACGGAGGGACCTCCGGCATAGTCACTCTGGAGGACCTGCTGGAGGAGCTGGTTGGCGAGCTCTACGACGAACACGACGACATAAAGGAAAACGTCACCAAGATAGAGGAGAACGTCTACATGGCCAACGGGGACATCTACATAAAGAGGCTTTTCGAGGCATTTCTGGACGTCCCATACGAGCCGGAGACAGACGCAACCACGCTGAGCGGATGGCTTCTCGAACAGTTCAAGACCCTTCCGGAGACCGGCGCAGAGGTAAAATGGGAGAACTTCTCCTTCCAGGTCTCAAAGCTGTCGGGACAGAGAATACACAAGGTACGAATCACGAGACAGCCTTAA
- a CDS encoding type II toxin-antitoxin system RelB/DinJ family antitoxin: protein MAGNTTNISIRMDSDLKAQAETLFGEMGMNLTTAFNIFVRQSFREGRIPFEISLNHINRETMAAMLKAEIIAKDPSIKGYTDLDKLFADLRK from the coding sequence ATGGCTGGAAATACGACAAATATCAGCATTCGTATGGATTCCGATCTAAAAGCTCAGGCAGAGACTCTCTTCGGAGAGATGGGTATGAATCTCACAACAGCTTTTAACATCTTTGTTCGCCAATCGTTCCGTGAGGGCAGAATTCCCTTTGAAATCTCTCTGAACCATATAAACAGGGAAACCATGGCTGCGATGTTGAAGGCGGAGATAATCGCCAAAGACCCTTCGATTAAGGGCTACACCGATTTAGACAAGCTTTTTGCTGATCTCAGAAAATGA
- a CDS encoding Lrp/AsnC family transcriptional regulator → MTIKDGNLLDDTGLAILRELQASGRISFRELGKKVGLSAPAAIERVRRMESVGIIMGYGARIDPEKAGFPIRAMSAMSTDFKNPDPYLADKITAIPEVIRCLSITGQDDYYVEIVARSIKDLERILGELTRIGKLCTSIVLSSIEKDLKI, encoded by the coding sequence ATGACCATAAAAGACGGCAACCTACTGGACGACACCGGCCTGGCGATCCTCAGGGAGCTTCAGGCAAGCGGCAGAATCTCCTTCAGGGAGTTGGGAAAGAAAGTGGGGCTCTCCGCCCCTGCAGCCATAGAGAGGGTCCGACGAATGGAGAGCGTCGGGATAATCATGGGATATGGGGCCAGGATAGACCCGGAAAAGGCTGGCTTTCCGATCAGGGCCATGTCCGCCATGTCCACGGACTTCAAAAACCCCGACCCATACCTGGCGGATAAAATAACCGCCATACCGGAGGTCATAAGGTGCCTGAGCATCACAGGACAGGACGACTACTACGTCGAGATAGTCGCTAGGTCAATCAAGGACCTTGAGAGGATCCTCGGAGAGCTGACCAGGATAGGCAAGCTGTGTACCTCCATAGTCCTGTCCTCCATCGAGAAGGACCTAAAAATCTAA
- a CDS encoding dimethylarginine dimethylaminohydrolase family protein, which produces MKPWGAQSEVGKIEKIMVKRAEDAYGSQEVLDSCWRDLGYTERVNYSKAMDEYDAFLSVIKSHVPEVFCLPSQEGTGPDSMYARDSCMVTDKGYVLFNMGKPQRRTEATEAGRLFDSIGLPRLGAIEGEGTMEAGDMAWLDESTLAVGISYRTNPEGVRQLRDLAAGNFEVLDYPIPHWNGPEECLHLMSFISPVDHKAAVVYSRQMPVTFRQELLHRGYNLIEVPDQEYDTMACNVLALEPGLVLMIEGNPITKGRLQEAGMEVLEFPGTEICWKGGGGPTCLTRPLLRK; this is translated from the coding sequence ATGAAACCCTGGGGAGCTCAGTCGGAAGTTGGAAAGATAGAGAAGATAATGGTGAAGAGGGCGGAAGACGCCTACGGAAGCCAGGAGGTCCTGGACTCCTGCTGGAGGGACCTGGGCTACACCGAGCGGGTGAATTACTCCAAGGCTATGGACGAATACGATGCATTTCTATCCGTTATAAAGAGCCACGTGCCTGAGGTGTTTTGCCTCCCCTCCCAGGAGGGAACTGGTCCCGACTCGATGTACGCCAGGGACTCCTGTATGGTCACCGATAAAGGCTACGTCCTCTTCAACATGGGCAAGCCCCAGCGTAGGACCGAGGCAACAGAGGCGGGCCGTCTGTTCGACTCCATCGGTCTGCCAAGGCTGGGAGCCATAGAGGGCGAGGGTACCATGGAGGCGGGGGACATGGCCTGGTTGGACGAGAGCACCCTGGCGGTAGGGATCAGCTACAGGACCAACCCCGAGGGAGTTCGCCAGCTGAGGGATTTGGCTGCCGGTAACTTCGAGGTGCTGGACTACCCTATACCTCACTGGAACGGACCGGAGGAGTGCCTTCACCTGATGTCCTTCATAAGCCCTGTGGACCACAAGGCGGCGGTTGTCTACTCCAGACAGATGCCAGTTACCTTTCGGCAGGAACTTCTTCACAGGGGATATAACCTGATAGAGGTTCCAGACCAGGAGTACGACACCATGGCCTGTAACGTCCTGGCCCTGGAGCCCGGTCTGGTCCTCATGATAGAGGGCAACCCTATCACCAAGGGCAGGCTACAGGAGGCTGGCATGGAAGTGTTGGAGTTCCCGGGTACCGAGATATGCTGGAAGGGCGGCGGAGGACCTACATGTCTTACCAGGCCCCTTCTTCGTAAGTAG
- a CDS encoding alanine/glycine:cation symporter family protein: MDFLGFVEQLVDWVWGTPLIVMVLGSGVFFTLVSGCFQFRNGGYIFKNTVGQIFSGKVDDGPGLLSPYEAVSVAIGSTIGVGNIGGVATAIAVGGPGAVFWMWMAGIFGQLIKMVEVTLAVHYRTVLEDGQSTYGGPTYYIQRGLGQERGWHGLAKVLSGLFLIGFLICYFFTIQNYTVAEAVAGVFNIDLLVVSFVFLVLLYASIWGGIRGLGKIAIAVVPFMCIFYIGGALVVILKNTAAIPHTFRLIFESAFTGTAAVGGFAGAAFAKMISVGMARAVYSNEAGWGSSPMIHASAKVNHPVKQGIMGIFEVFMDTLVICSVTAIMIINSGEWSSGLDGATLTLSAFSKGVGTLGTTVLVVGIFLFGLTTSTGLFAQFETLLTYVVGPHSKNLDKVLKFNKYVYPLPGFLLVLYAQAYGLPTYKVWMFIDISIGIPIFVNLLAILLLTPKFLDLLRDYRARYMGHGKVDADFKVFYEE, translated from the coding sequence ATGGATTTTCTGGGCTTTGTGGAGCAGTTAGTCGATTGGGTATGGGGAACTCCACTCATAGTGATGGTGCTCGGCTCAGGAGTGTTCTTTACCCTGGTCTCGGGGTGCTTTCAGTTCAGGAACGGCGGCTATATCTTTAAAAATACCGTAGGACAGATCTTCTCCGGCAAGGTCGACGACGGCCCTGGGCTACTGTCCCCCTACGAGGCGGTAAGCGTCGCCATAGGGTCAACCATCGGGGTGGGCAACATCGGGGGAGTCGCCACCGCCATCGCCGTCGGAGGACCTGGGGCGGTATTCTGGATGTGGATGGCGGGCATATTCGGCCAGCTTATAAAGATGGTCGAGGTCACACTGGCGGTCCACTATAGGACGGTGCTGGAGGACGGTCAGAGCACCTACGGAGGACCTACCTACTATATCCAAAGAGGGCTCGGTCAGGAACGAGGCTGGCACGGTCTGGCGAAGGTCCTCAGCGGACTGTTCCTGATAGGATTTCTCATCTGCTATTTCTTCACCATCCAGAACTACACCGTGGCGGAAGCTGTAGCGGGGGTCTTCAACATTGACCTTCTGGTGGTCAGTTTCGTCTTTCTGGTTCTACTCTACGCCTCGATCTGGGGCGGTATCAGGGGGCTCGGCAAGATAGCCATAGCGGTGGTCCCGTTTATGTGCATTTTCTATATAGGAGGAGCCCTCGTCGTCATCCTCAAAAACACCGCCGCCATACCCCACACCTTTAGGCTCATATTCGAGAGTGCCTTCACCGGAACCGCAGCGGTAGGAGGATTCGCTGGAGCGGCTTTCGCAAAGATGATCTCCGTCGGAATGGCCCGTGCGGTCTACAGCAACGAGGCTGGTTGGGGTTCCTCTCCCATGATCCACGCCTCCGCAAAGGTCAATCACCCGGTGAAACAGGGCATCATGGGCATATTCGAGGTCTTTATGGACACCTTGGTAATATGCTCGGTGACCGCCATCATGATCATAAACTCAGGGGAGTGGAGCTCCGGCCTGGACGGGGCAACTCTGACACTAAGCGCCTTCTCCAAGGGAGTAGGTACTCTTGGGACCACCGTCTTGGTGGTGGGTATTTTCCTATTCGGTCTCACGACATCGACAGGGCTTTTCGCCCAGTTTGAGACGCTGCTTACCTACGTCGTAGGGCCTCACTCGAAGAACCTGGATAAGGTGCTTAAATTCAACAAGTACGTCTACCCCCTGCCGGGATTTTTGCTGGTGCTATACGCCCAGGCCTATGGCCTTCCTACCTATAAAGTGTGGATGTTCATAGATATCTCCATAGGCATTCCTATATTCGTCAACCTGCTGGCTATACTCCTGCTTACCCCTAAATTCCTCGATCTGCTTAGGGACTACCGGGCAAGGTACATGGGCCATGGCAAGGTTGACGCGGATTTCAAGGTTTTCTACGAGGAATAG
- a CDS encoding sulfite exporter TauE/SafE family protein, protein MNSLIWGGVAIFAGSLVQGCAGFAFSLVAAPFLLFFLSQQVVIPMLVLVSMGLNVMVLKDCWSSLDFRKVLPILAGGVVTLPLGIWILTALDPRAFRLFVGTFIILVAMVMLSGWRKPLPYSLWALGPIGMVSGILNGSLSMSGPPVVLFLTNQGTGKDEFRANLAAYFMSLNVATISLYAFKGVLTAQVLAITGAYVPVLLVGTWLGIKVSRLLPEEVFRKITLSLIIITGAVLIGSNL, encoded by the coding sequence GTGAACTCTCTGATCTGGGGCGGTGTGGCGATTTTCGCCGGTAGTCTCGTCCAGGGATGTGCCGGGTTCGCTTTCTCTCTGGTGGCAGCGCCTTTTCTACTGTTTTTTCTCTCCCAGCAGGTGGTCATTCCCATGCTGGTTTTGGTCAGCATGGGGCTGAACGTGATGGTCTTAAAGGACTGTTGGTCCTCTCTGGATTTCAGGAAGGTGCTGCCCATACTGGCTGGAGGGGTGGTCACACTGCCGCTGGGAATATGGATATTGACGGCCTTGGATCCCAGGGCTTTCAGGCTATTTGTGGGGACCTTCATAATCCTGGTGGCTATGGTGATGCTTTCGGGATGGAGAAAGCCCCTTCCCTACAGCCTCTGGGCTTTGGGACCTATAGGAATGGTCAGCGGCATCCTGAACGGCAGTCTCTCCATGAGCGGACCTCCGGTGGTTTTGTTCCTGACGAATCAGGGAACGGGGAAGGACGAGTTCAGGGCCAACCTGGCGGCGTATTTCATGTCTTTGAACGTCGCCACCATCTCCCTTTACGCCTTCAAGGGCGTCCTGACCGCTCAGGTGCTGGCGATAACCGGGGCCTACGTGCCTGTGTTGCTGGTGGGAACATGGCTGGGGATAAAGGTGTCCAGACTGTTGCCGGAGGAGGTCTTCAGGAAGATAACCCTGTCTCTGATAATAATTACCGGAGCGGTATTGATAGGGTCGAACCTGTAA
- a CDS encoding methyl-accepting chemotaxis protein produces MRISTKLIGGFLAVAAICAVVGTVGYRGMSILSESLNVLGTEKVQALKLVEEINSEQLTVAKSAAQLLQEGLPSERRQELYDSIKNGFIRAERAIEVFSTIPKSSMEQMAWDSFGPSWESWKGSVERFLSMCDELDGFGIAAPTAFEADLAKLLSKHEDWVIKLSEAIVTQTKFTGELDPSKCALGGFLSSFHTDNGKLADIFKLMSKQHEKLHKSAAFINKLIDRKGTVSNDVMRERLELAYVSRILSPLANMRGLFRKASDVAQLSVEKYEEMARFYGEEMLQGQQAVVSVMDDVIAVTDGEVNSAAKNGMAMAKKSARTAVVSVAIGVVLALGLGFLLSRSITGPIASVVRFAEKGRDGDLTLEESDFQVGSGGEMGRMAGALAEMVSKQRDVVRRILRQAGEFSDGSGTLAALAEEMNASMAEVQSAVDKVAQLAENGAAALQQTSAGVEEIAAGAERTAKFSKETADAAEEGRRSTDEAASEMGKTIDEVHGLGEFTVKTKDNISDLAKSVDAIAGFVTTITTIADQTNLLALNAAIEAARAGEAGRGFAVVAEEVRKLAEESAGAAQEVSKLIDELTDKARQSVSVAGKTEKMVEDVIEKAENSREKLGTVLKEVDRITEGVEEMAKVAENQSASSQEMASAIESVSRTVMEVSEMMETVRTATDETARAADGVSQEAQTMSGRADDLVSLVKVFKVDRQDRASGLEPFEG; encoded by the coding sequence ATGAGGATATCGACTAAATTAATCGGCGGATTTCTCGCCGTGGCCGCCATATGTGCGGTTGTCGGAACTGTAGGCTATCGAGGGATGTCGATCCTCTCCGAGTCTCTGAACGTGCTGGGCACGGAGAAGGTTCAGGCTCTCAAGCTGGTGGAGGAGATAAACTCGGAGCAGCTTACGGTAGCCAAATCGGCGGCCCAGCTCCTTCAGGAAGGACTTCCGTCGGAGAGGCGCCAGGAACTTTACGATTCAATAAAAAACGGATTCATCAGGGCAGAGAGAGCCATAGAGGTTTTCTCGACCATACCGAAGTCCTCCATGGAACAGATGGCATGGGACTCTTTCGGTCCATCCTGGGAGAGCTGGAAGGGGAGCGTCGAGAGGTTTTTGTCCATGTGCGATGAGCTCGACGGTTTCGGGATAGCCGCTCCGACTGCCTTCGAGGCCGACCTGGCCAAGCTTCTGTCTAAGCACGAGGACTGGGTCATAAAGCTGAGCGAGGCCATAGTGACCCAGACCAAGTTCACTGGTGAGCTCGACCCCTCCAAATGCGCACTCGGAGGTTTTTTAAGCTCGTTCCATACGGATAATGGCAAACTGGCCGATATCTTCAAGCTGATGTCGAAACAGCACGAAAAGCTCCACAAGAGTGCGGCCTTCATAAACAAGCTGATAGACAGAAAGGGAACAGTGTCCAACGACGTCATGAGGGAGAGGCTCGAGCTGGCTTACGTCAGCAGAATCCTGTCTCCTCTGGCCAATATGAGGGGGCTTTTCAGGAAGGCCTCCGATGTGGCCCAGCTGTCGGTGGAAAAATACGAGGAGATGGCCCGTTTCTACGGGGAGGAGATGCTTCAGGGACAACAGGCCGTGGTGTCCGTAATGGACGACGTCATCGCCGTGACCGACGGTGAGGTCAACTCCGCCGCCAAGAACGGCATGGCCATGGCTAAAAAGTCGGCCAGGACCGCAGTAGTGTCGGTTGCGATCGGAGTCGTTCTGGCTCTGGGGCTTGGTTTCCTTTTGTCTCGATCCATAACCGGTCCTATAGCCTCGGTGGTGCGTTTTGCCGAGAAGGGTAGAGACGGGGATCTAACCCTGGAGGAATCGGACTTCCAGGTGGGGTCGGGTGGCGAGATGGGCAGGATGGCGGGAGCTCTGGCAGAGATGGTGTCCAAGCAGAGAGACGTCGTCCGGCGGATTCTGCGACAGGCCGGAGAGTTTTCCGATGGATCCGGCACCCTGGCGGCATTGGCCGAGGAGATGAACGCCTCCATGGCAGAGGTCCAGTCCGCTGTGGATAAGGTGGCACAGTTGGCGGAAAACGGAGCGGCTGCCTTGCAGCAGACCTCCGCAGGGGTGGAGGAGATCGCCGCCGGTGCCGAGAGGACCGCTAAGTTCTCCAAGGAGACCGCCGACGCCGCCGAGGAAGGAAGGCGCAGTACCGACGAGGCCGCCTCCGAGATGGGCAAGACCATAGACGAGGTCCACGGTCTAGGGGAGTTCACCGTCAAGACCAAGGACAACATCTCCGATCTCGCCAAATCGGTGGACGCCATAGCCGGTTTTGTGACCACCATAACTACCATCGCCGACCAGACCAATCTACTCGCCCTCAACGCCGCAATAGAGGCTGCCAGGGCCGGAGAGGCCGGTAGAGGTTTTGCGGTTGTGGCCGAGGAGGTCCGCAAGCTGGCGGAGGAGTCGGCCGGAGCGGCCCAGGAGGTGTCCAAGCTCATAGACGAGCTGACCGACAAGGCCCGTCAGTCCGTCTCGGTCGCGGGCAAGACGGAAAAAATGGTGGAGGACGTCATAGAGAAGGCGGAGAACTCCAGGGAGAAGCTCGGGACGGTCCTGAAAGAGGTGGACAGGATAACCGAAGGGGTCGAGGAGATGGCCAAGGTAGCGGAGAACCAGTCGGCCTCGTCTCAGGAGATGGCCTCCGCCATAGAGTCGGTCTCCAGGACGGTCATGGAGGTCTCGGAGATGATGGAGACCGTACGTACCGCCACGGACGAGACGGCTAGGGCAGCCGACGGAGTCTCGCAGGAGGCACAGACCATGTCCGGTAGAGCGGACGATCTTGTGTCTCTTGTCAAGGTGTTCAAGGTAGATCGTCAGGACCGGGCCTCAGGGCTCGAGCCGTTCGAGGGCTAG
- the tal gene encoding transaldolase, with protein MTNIWKAAELGQSIWCDYISRELLSSGGLDEMMEKGVRGVTSNPAIFNKAISKGDGYDDDIKAMAKSGMSDLDIYEGLALEDISDAADRMTPVFEATGGTDGYVSLEVDPRLADDEERTISEALRLRSLLGRPNVMIKIPATEAGISALERATAAGVSVNATLIFSVVQTEAVGRAYIRGLKTRLDRGDDVSSIRSVASLFVSRVDSAVDPLLEERAPELMGKIAVDNARLAYSKWGEIFSGADWQLLAKAGACPQRMLWASTGTKNRSYRDTLYVEELIGPDTVNTVPPATMDAFLDHGVVENRVACDLDGAFHRRQSLADLGVDLDRICDGLREDGVNAFVTAFDELLNAVREKVSSFR; from the coding sequence ATGACCAATATATGGAAAGCGGCCGAGCTGGGTCAGAGCATATGGTGCGACTATATAAGCAGAGAACTTCTGTCCTCCGGCGGATTGGACGAGATGATGGAAAAAGGCGTTCGAGGGGTGACGTCGAACCCGGCTATCTTCAACAAGGCCATCTCCAAAGGGGATGGCTATGACGACGATATAAAGGCCATGGCGAAATCGGGAATGTCCGATCTGGACATTTACGAGGGGCTGGCTCTGGAAGATATTTCCGACGCGGCGGACCGTATGACCCCGGTATTCGAGGCCACCGGAGGGACCGACGGTTACGTCAGCCTGGAGGTGGATCCCCGTCTGGCCGACGACGAGGAACGCACCATCTCGGAGGCTCTAAGGCTTAGGTCCCTTCTCGGAAGACCTAACGTGATGATAAAGATACCCGCTACCGAAGCCGGTATCTCCGCTCTGGAGAGGGCCACCGCCGCGGGGGTATCGGTAAACGCCACATTGATATTCTCAGTGGTTCAGACCGAGGCGGTGGGAAGGGCCTATATCAGGGGGCTGAAGACCAGGCTCGACAGAGGCGACGACGTATCGTCGATCCGCTCGGTTGCGTCTCTTTTCGTCAGTCGTGTGGATTCGGCGGTCGATCCCCTTCTTGAGGAAAGGGCCCCGGAACTTATGGGAAAGATCGCCGTCGACAACGCCAGGTTGGCATACAGTAAATGGGGAGAGATATTCTCCGGGGCGGATTGGCAGCTCCTTGCCAAGGCCGGGGCCTGCCCTCAGAGGATGCTCTGGGCCAGCACAGGCACTAAGAATCGATCCTACAGGGATACCCTCTACGTCGAGGAGCTCATCGGTCCCGACACGGTGAACACCGTGCCTCCTGCGACGATGGATGCCTTTTTGGACCACGGGGTGGTGGAGAACAGAGTCGCTTGTGATCTGGACGGTGCTTTTCACAGAAGACAGAGCCTCGCCGATCTCGGGGTGGACCTGGATCGAATATGTGACGGGTTGAGAGAGGACGGAGTGAATGCCTTCGTGACGGCCTTCGACGAGCTCTTGAATGCGGTTCGGGAAAAGGTGTCTAGCTTCAGATAG